The Streptomyces sp. NBC_01381 genomic interval ACCAAGCTGATCGGACTCCTCGACGAGCGGGGCGCGGCGTACCGCGTCATCGAGCACGAGGCGGAGGGCGCCACGGAGGCGGTGAGCGCGCTGCGGGGCAACACCCTCCAGGAGGCCGCCAAGTGCATCGTGGTGATGGTGAAGATCGGCAAGAAGACGAAGCGGTATGTGCTCGCGGTGGTGCCCGGTGACCGGCGCGTCGACCTGAACGCCGTCAAGCAGCTGCTCGGCGGGACGTACGCCGGCTTCGCCACGCAGGAGGCGGCGGAGCGGCTCGCGGGCAGCGTGAGCGGCACGATCCTGCCGTTCTCCTTCGACCCGGAGCTCGAACTGGTCGTGGATCCGGCGCTCCTCGCCCACGACGAGATCTTCTTCAACGCGGCCCGTCTGGACCGTTCGCTGGCGCTGCGGACCGCGGACTACGAGGCGATCGCCGAGCCGCGCAAGGCCGCGATCGCGCAAGAGGCCGCATAGCGAAGGGGGCGACCGGGATGATCCGGTCGCCCCCTCGCTCACATGCCTAGCGGCGTGCCGTTACGGCTTGGGCGTGGCGTGCGGGGCGCACGTCACGTCCTTGCTGTCCAGCTTGCCGGTGAGCAGGTAGGCCTCGACACGGTCGTTGAGGCACGGGTTGACCAGGTTCGTGATGCCGTGCGAGCCGGCGTCCTTCTCCGTGATCAGACGCGAGCCCTTGAACCGCTTGTGCAGCTCGACCGCACCCTCGTACGGCGTGGCCGCGTCGCGGGTCGCCTGGGCGATGAGGACGGGCGGCAGGCCCTTGCCGGACTTGACCTCGACCGGCTCGTGCTGCTTGCTCTTCCACGTCGCGCAGGGCAGGTTCATCCAGGCGTTGGACCACGTCATGAACGGGTTGTCACGGTGGATACGGGTGTTGTCGCGGTCCCACTTCTTCCAGCTGGTGGGCCACTTGGCGTCCGCGCACTCGACAGCCGTGTACACGGCGTTGCCGTTCTCCGACGCGATGTTGCCCGCGGTGTCCGACAGGTCGGGGCTGGCTGCCTCGATCAGCGGCTTGGCGTCACCGGCCACGTACTTGGAGAAGTTCGTGGCGATCTCGACCCAGGCGGAGTCGTAGTACGGAGCGCTCTGGAAGTAGGCGATGAGCTCGGCGGGGCCGACGACTCCGCCCAGCGGCTCCTTCTTCGCCGCGGCGCGCAGCTTGTCCCAGTTCCCGGCGACCTTCCCGGCGGTGTCGCCGAGGTGGAAGGTGGCGTCGTACTTGGCGACCCACTTCATCCAGTCCTTGAGACGGATCTCGAAGGCGACGTCCTGGTCGAGGTTGGCCTCGTACCAGATCTTCTCCTTCGAGGGGTTGACCACCGAGTCCACGACCATACGACGGACGTGCGACGGGAACAGCGTCCCGTAGACCGCGCCGAGGTAGGTGCCGTAGGAGACGCCGAGGAAGTTCAGCTTCTTCTCACCGAGCGCGGCCCGGATGACATCCAGGTCACGTGCGGTGTTCGGCGTGGTCATGTGCGGCAGCATCTCGCCGCTGCGCTCGGCACAGCCGGCCGCGTACTCGGCGGCGAGCTTGCGCTGGGCGCTCTTGTCGGCCTCGGAGTCCGGGACCGGGTCGAGCTTGGGGGCCTTGACGAACTCCTGCGGGTCGACACAGGAGATGGGCGCCGAGTGGCCGACACCGCGCGGCTCGAAGCCCACGAAGTCGTACGCCTTGGCCGTCTTCTCCCACAGCTTCGCCTTGGTGACGACGCGGTTGGGGAAGCGGAGGCCGGAGGCGCCCGGGCCGCCGGGGTTGTAGAGCAGCGCGCCCTGGCGCTCCTCCTTCGTCCCCGTGCTGCCGATGCGGTCGACGGCGAGCTTGATCTTCTTGCCGTTGGGCTTGGCGTAGTCGAGCGGGACGGTGACCCAGCCGCACTTGATCGCCTTGTCCAGGCCCCAGTCCGCGGGGCATGCCTGCCAGTCGATGCCGGCCTTGGCCGCGCGCTGCGCGGCGAGCGCGACACCGCGGGCCTCGGCGCCGGTCCGCTGGCGGGCTTCAGCGCTGGTGCCGCTCCGGCGGGCGTCGGCGCTCGCGACGGGCGCCATGATCGCGCCCGCTATGAGCGAGCCCGTGATGAGCGTGCCCGCGGCGCCGAATGCTGTGGTGCGTCTCAACTGGTTCCTCCCCCTGTCGATTTCCCTGTCGATTTTCGAACAGTAGGAGGATCCTGGCGGTCATCGGGTTCAGTGCGACAGACAGGGCCGCTGTTTCTTTACCAATCCGATAACCGGGCCGCTGGAACCGGTGAGCGGTTCGTCCAGGTAAGAGGCCCAATCCCCTGAGGAATCAGGCCCCGACCACTGCATGCGTGACTAACTGAGTGACTACGTCTCCGGAGGGCGCCGGAAAATGTCATCCATGACGGTCGCCCCCGTCTGGATCACAGGACGGAGCTGCTTCCGATACACGGTCTCGGTCGTGACCTGACTGGAGTGCCCCACCAGCCGCGAAATCTCTTCAATCGGCACTCCGTTGTCGGAGAGGATCGACACGAAGGACGTCCGGGTCTCTCGCGCAGTCCACTCGTGAGGCTTGATCTCGACCCCTTGGGCCTTGACCTGCCCGAGGACTCGGCGGAACTCGTGTCGCACGTTCGTCGCGTCCAACTGCGTACCGACAGCCGAGGCGAACACGAGCCCGTTCTCCTGCCACTTGGCGCCTGCGGCCTGGCGTTGCATATCCTGACGCTTTCGCTGGACCTTGAGAGCGTCGATAGTCCGGCCGGGCAGAGCCAGCGTGCGACGGGACTTCCGAGTCTTGGTATCCCCCGTGCGCCGGACCGAACGCCACACCGCGATGTGTGGAGGGATCGCAGGCACCGCGTCCGGATCACCCTCAAGGTCCACGTGTTCCCAGCGCAGTGGGCGGAGTTCCTCGGTACGGCCCCCGGTGAGCAGAGACACGACGATGTACGCGTAGAGCCGTGAGTCCTCCGCCGCGACGAGAATTCCCTCAGCCTGCGCCAGAGACAAGGACTTCGAGGGGCGCCCAGGCTGTCCGTTCGGCACATCGCTCAGCTCAACTACATTGCGTTTCACTTTGTCTCGCGCCATGGCTCGCTTCACGGAGCGGTTCAAGCAGGCACGAACCATCGTGAGCGAGGACGTACTGAGGATTGCGGCCTTCCGCTGCAACCACCTGTCCACATCGTCGGCACTAAGGTCACGCAGCTTCCTTGCTCCAAGATCGGGGATCAGGTGATTCTTACAGAGGCTCCGGTAGGTGCCGAGGGTGCTGCGCTCATCCCGACCAGGGAGACCGTAGGCGAGCCAGTTGGTCACGGCGTCCTTGACCGTGTAGTCGGTGGGCGCGATGGCGAGACCGTCTTCGTAGTCGCGCAGCACCTCCTTGAGCTTGTTCTTGGCTGCTGTCTTCGTCGTACCACTCGCTCGCTTCACGATCCGCTTGCCGCTTGAGTCGTGGCCCAGGCTCGCGGTGGCGATCCAGCGTTGCCGCTTGGCGTCCCAGTGGAGGCCGCCGTCACCCCTGCTGCGTCGCTTTGTCATCAGGCCGCCTCCACGAGCCGCTCGCGGATGTAGTCCTGGAGCGAGCTTTCGGGGATGCGGCGGGCGCGTCCCTCGGTGATGGAGACGAGGCGCTTGGAACGAATCAGGTCGTAGACCTTGGAGTGTCCGAACTTGAGCCGCACCATGACCTCCGGCACGGTGAGGAGTTGAGCGGGAGTGGTCGTCATGCTGCGGCTCCTTCCAGTCCATGTTGGTCTTGCAGGGCTTCACGTGCGGTTTCGCGGTTGGTGCGGATGTCTTCGGCGATGCCGGCGGCGAGCCAGGACTCTCCGGGGGTGTGGCCGTGTCCGGCGTAGCTCCAGTGCGCGAGGACCAGGGTGGTGTCCGGGTCGGGTAGGCCAAGGGCTTGGCGTTGCTGGTCGGCGCGGTAGTCGGCGCGGACCTGTCGGCGTTCGGTGAAGGTCGAGGAGTAGGCGCGGGACTTGGTGAGGAAGTGGCCGCGGAAGCCGAGCATGTGAGCCCAGCGGGCCAGCATCCGTTTCGGGTAGACGCGTTGAAGCTCGGAGCAGGCGACCATGAGGCGCCGGATGTGGTCGGGCACGGGCAGGGTGGCCGGGTCTTGGCCCATGCCGGAGCCTTCACAGGTGCGGCAATAGACCGGGGTGCCGTCGACGTGCTCGATGGTGGGGAAGCCGCCGGAGCCTCGGCAGGTTGCGCAGTACACGGCGCGGTCGGTGGCGCCGGTGGATTCGGCTGCTTTGGTGGCGTACTTGGCGACGTAGGCGGCGACCTTGCCTTCGTTGATGTCGTCGGTGGCGAACGCGGTGATGGGCCGGACATCGAGCACCGTGCCCCAGGACAGATCGCGGGCGGGCTGGTTGGAAACGGCCGGCACGCGGACCGCGGTGTAGGGGTGGTGGTGGGCTGCGTTGATCGCGTCGGTGAGTAGGTCGAGCGTGGCCCAGGCCGGGGGTTGGCTGGCAGAGCCTTCCGGTCCGTCGAGGCGGATCACGGCATGGAAGTGGATGGCGCCGCGGTTCTGGAATTCGGCGACCTTGCCGTACGACAGCCGGGCGACGTCGGCGAACTCGCGTTGGGTGAGTCCGGCGCGTAAGGCGATCTCACGGCGTAGCCGGTTGATGAAGCGGTGCCACAGGTCCCCGGCATGGTTGTTGAACAGCACCGCCCCGGCGTAGTCGTAGGTGCTCGGGTTGAGCGCGGTCCCAAGGGCCGGATCGTCGTCACGGTGCCGGTTTCCGCAGCGGCAGCGGCCAGTGTCGGGCTGATTGTGGACGGGCCCGAATGAGGGTGCGGTGAGGGTGAGGAAGACGCGGGGACGCTCGCGCACGGTGGCCGGGATGTGCATGGCGTCGTCACCGCACAGGCCCGCACGGATGAGGCGGTAGGCGTCCCCGGCATACAGGTAGGAGCAGGGCGGACAGCGCGAGGCACGGCGGTTTCCGCAGGCGACCCGGAGCCGTCCGCCGGGTTGGTCGTCACTCGTGGTGTGGTGCAGCAGTTGGCCTGTGGTCTTGTCCTGGGTGGTGGTCCAGCCGGTCAGGTGGATGGGGTTGGCGCAGCCCCCAGTGCGGCGGATCTGATCACGCCAGCGGTCGAAGTCCGGGGCCGCAGCCACCCGAAGCAGATCGCCCAGGGCGGTGGGGTCCAACGTGGTGTCAGTCATGGGCCACCCCGAGCGCCTCAGCAAGGAGGGGAGCCGACAGGAGTCCGTCAGGTGGGGTCCACAGCCCGCGGTCGCCAGGCCAGGGCAGCGGCTCGGACAGCCGAGTCACATCGGTGAGCTTCCAGTGCCACTGTCCGGGGGCCGACCACAGGGTGCAGTAGCCGTCCGGGGCGTGGCAGTCGATGAGCCGGGCCACGGCGACGATGGCGCCTTTGGGCTGCGGCCGGCGCAGGAACGGCCGGGCGAGCGGGGCATTCCAGGCGTGGCGGTCTTGGGTGAGTCCGGCATGGATGAGGAGCAGGCCGCGGTAGGCGGTGGGCCATGTGCGGTTTTCGATCTTCTTGGTGCCGTAGGCGATGGCCGATGCCCAGGGCTGCCACACGGTGAGGGATTGGATGTTGGGGAGTGGGGTGGTCATGCCGTCACCTCCGCCGCGAGGTGGTCGAGGAACTGTTCTGCGAGGTGTTGGGTGTACGCGGGGGGAATGGCTTCGGCGATCTCGTGGCGGACGTCGGTCCAGTCGATGCCCATCGCCTGTTGCCACTGTGGGACCGTGCCTTTGCCGCCGCCTTCGCCGTAGACCGCGAAATAGGGGCCCTGATACCACTGGCCGTGCCGCATGCCGGCTACCCGTCCCCGGTGAGGCACGTGCGGGTACTGCAAGGTCGGGAAGCCGTGGATCTCGAAGTAGCGGTGCCGGATCACTGCGAGGCCGAACATCTCCCCGCACAGCGTGAGATCACGTCGGACGGTGGAACCTTGCACGTTTTCGATCACTAAGGGGCGGCCGGTGGTGAGCATCGCGGCCCTGCCGGCGGGGATCAGGTCGGGGTATTCGCGGCCCTGGTTGGTGCCCTTGGTCAGGGCGCTGTGGTGCTGGCACGGCCATGAGCCATGGATGAGGTCGAAGCCGGCACCGTGCTCGCGGACGAAGTCGAGCGCGTCGGCCTGGTGGAACTCAAAGGGATAGTTCGGCTGAGGGTGCAGGTCGACGCCGACGACCTCGAAGCCAGCCCGGTGGTAGCCCATACCGGCGCCACCGACACCGCAGCACAGATCCAGAACACGCCGCTTGCGTGGCGAGGTGCTCATGCCGTCACCGCCGCAGGGTCCTTGGCCATGTCGTCCAGGACCTGAGCCGCCTGGGTGGCCTGGGTGGCGAGGTCGCGTAGGGCATCGGCGGTGCCGGGAACGGCGATAAGGGAGATGTCGATCAGGCCGCCGCCGATACGCAGGCTGACGAACGCCTCGTGCGGCCGGTCGCCGAAGATGCTGAGCCGGGTCGGGGTGTCGGCTTCAAGGTGAGCGGTCAGGGTGGCGGTCTTCATGCGTTGGCACCCGCCTTCGTGACCACAGCAGCCCGCGGCCGGGCGGGCGCAAGGTAGGTTCCCTTGCCGTCGCAGGCGGGGCAGAGTGCCGTCTCAGTGGCTCGGGTGCCGTCCGGGAGCCGGTATCCGGCGTCGATGGCGGCGGCGGCGAATCCGTCGCAGTGGCCGCAGATGCGGGTACGGGTTGCGTGCATGATGGGACTTCCTTCCGGTTGCTTGATCGGGTAGGGGCCGTGCCGTCCGGGGCGGATGAGACTTGGCGGTTGAGGCCGCCCCGGGGGCCGGTCAGCGTCGGTCGTTCATGAGCGAGCGGATGACCACGGCGAGCAGGGCGAGCGAGCCGGCCGTGATGGCGATGGCGAGGAACATCGAGGTCAGCAGCAAACCGCCGACGACAAGCCCGCCAAGGACCAGCACGGGGTTGCTCTTGACCAGCTCGACGGCTGCCGAGGTGCGGGCCAGGGGAGCGGGCTGAGGCGCCGGAGCGGGGTTGTGATCGGGGGCCGGGGGCACGGCGGTGTTGATCGTGGGGTAGGTGTCCGGGGTGGGGTACTTGGGCTTGAACATCGGTGGATCTCCCTTCTGGGTGGGGTTACTTGACCTGGGTGTCGATGAGTGGGGCGAAGAGGCTGTCGGACAGCAGGTAGCCGCCGAGGAGGAGCAGGGCGACGAGCCAGAGCGGCGGACGGAAGAGCTTGACGCCGAGGTAGCCGACGACCGCAAGCGCGAGCCAGAGCGGAACGGTCATGACAGGTCTGTCCTTTCAGGCGAGTTGGAGGGTGATGGCCTCAGCCATGGGAGCGGGCACACCCAGGCGGGTACGCAGGGTGGTGGAGTCGATCGGGCCACCGGTCGAGGCGCGGTGAGCGTCAGCGATCTTCTGAGCGCGATCCACGAGCGCCCGCGGAACCTTCACCACGGGCTCAGCAGCAGGAAGTGCGGGAGCGTTGGGAGCAGGTTCGGGGGCATCGAGCGCTTCGGCCACCGGCTCAACCACGTGTTCAGCGGGGGCCGATTCGGTCGGCACGGCGGGCAGCGTCGCCACCGGTTCGGGTGCGTGGTCGGGGTGGTGGGCCAGGAGGGTGCCGCCGAGGAAAGCGAGCGCGGGCCAGCCGGCAACCAGGAAGCGCAGCCAGGCCGGGACGTGGGCCAGGTCGAGGAAGCCCGCGGTGGCGACGTTCGCACCGAGCGAGGCGATCAGGGCGACCACGAACCAGAACCAGGCCAGGCGCGGGGTGTCTCCGGTACGGAGCCGTCGCCAGGCCGCGACGAGGAGCAGGTCTACCGAGATCGGGTAGGCCCAGGCTTTCCAGCCGGTCTGTCCGGCCGCGTCGGCGATGTCGTGCAGGTGGGCAAAGGACAGGGCTCCGGCAATCACGGCTTGGATGAGGACGGCATCGGGACGGATCGAGCGGGACATGTCTTCACCTCCTTCGCGTAGTTGGGCAGGTTGTGGCGTTCAGCGGCGGTTGAAGCCGGGGCAGCCGTTGATCATGTGGTCAACGCATGCAGCGCAGTCCCCCCGCAGGCCCCGGTGAATTTGGGGGTCGTAGGCGTGGCGCCAGCACTGCGGACACTCGCGCTTCGGTACGGACCTCGGTGTCTGAGCGGTCTTGGGTGAGGTTCCAAACAGGTCCATCACGTGCTCCTTTGGTGAGTTGGGGCCGGTACCGGGCGGGGTGTGGAGTCCGGCCGCCCGGTACCGGCGGTGTTCAGTTGGTGGGGGCTTCTCCGGAGCCGAAGCAGGCCAGGCACATCCCGGTCTGTTCGCCGACGACGCGGTGCTTACGGCCGACACGGACGGGGCGGGAGACCTCTCCCGTGCCCTTGCACGGCTTGCACTTCGCGGCCGTGAGCTTGCGGGCCGGGGTCTTCTTCGCGGCCATGGCGCTCACTCCCCGGACGGGTCGAAGAACGTCGGAGCGGAGTCGATCGGCAGCGAGGAGGCCAGAGCGCCGCCAACGACATCGGCGAAGTCCTGGTCGGCGCCCGGCTGTTCGGCGTAGATGCACAGGAAGCCGAGGAGCAGCACCGTGCGGTTCAAGTCGTCGCAGTTCGCGCACATGACGGGTGGTCCTTCCTGGATCAGGCATGGAGGGGGTAGGGAGTTGGCGCGAGAGTGGTCACGCCGACCGTTGAGGGGGTGTGGCTACAGGGCCTTCGCGGGAGCCGGGACCTCCGTGCGGGCCGGGCGGAAGGGGCGCAGGGCCGGGATCATGGGGACCAGGTGGGCGTACTGGCGGCACACCGTGGCCACCTCCCCCAGGCTGGTCTTGGGGGTGCGGATCCGGGTCCAGCCGCCCGAGGTGTCCCCGGCAATCGCGGTGCCGCGGCGCTCCGGGGCGATGGCGGTAGCGGCCGGTACGGCGAGATCACTGATGTCGCCCAATCCCATTTCCGCGGTCTGCTTGTCGTTGCAGCGGTGCACCACACGGCCGGTCAACTGGGCACGCAGGGCGGTAGCACCCTTGCCGAGATCGGTACCGAAGCGCTGCGCGTTCACTTCCAGATAGATACCGACCGCACGGGACAGCTGGGCCAGGCGCACGAGCTGGGTGACGACGTGATCGCGGCGCTTGCGGTCCTCGGTGGAAACCACGAAGAACAGTTCGGCGATCTGATCGATCAGCACCACGATCGGCACCGGACGCAGGTGCCTGGGCAGGCCCCAGATGTCAGAGGTGATGTCTTGAAGAGCAGTGCCCGGGGCGATGCCCTGATGCAGGCACAGCAGGTCGAAGCGGTCTTCCATCTCCGTCACCAGGGCGTCAAGCAGCCCTTGTGCCCTGATCCGGGTCGGTGGCCAGGGCGGAGAGACGTTCCGCGAACGGGGCCTGCTCCACACCGCGCTTGCAGTCGATGCCGACCAGCGCCACATCCAGCGGGGCGAGGGCTTTGATCAGACACCGCTGGTACATCGACTTACCGGAGTCGCTCGCGCCCAGCGTCAACGCGTGGGGGATCTTGCGGTAGTCGCGGACGAAGGGGCGTCCGTCCTCGCGCAGGGCCACTACCGCGGACAGTGGGCCAGGGGCCAGCCGGCGCGGCATCCGTACGCGGTCGAGGATGTCGAAGCCGGTCATGCGCAGCTCGACCACGCCGGGTTTGAGTTCGGCGACGTGCATCGAGTACACGCGCCAGGCATGCCGCAGCCGGTCAGCCGACTTGACCACATCGTCTGGGGCCAGACCTGCCGCCAGGTGAAGCCGCAGCCGCAATCCCGTGGTGGTCGGGCGGATCCCGCGCACCTTCGGGACGCCGGGCCGTGCATCCTGCTGGCTGGTCGCGTTCTTGGCGAGCACCCTCCACCAGGGAGGGGAGACCGTCAGCTCACAGGCTTCCATGGTCTGCCGGTAGGCCGAGAGGATCCGGTACAGAGCAGCCGGGAGGCCGAACAGCGACCAGTACACGGCCGGAGCCTTGGCCCGCGCTATCAGGGCGACCAGCACCAACAGGGCGGCAAGCACTAAGAGTTCGGTCATGGCGATCAACCCTTGCCGTTGGCCATGGCCGGAACCTGAGCGGCCATCACGGCGGTTGCGCGGTAGCTGATGCCGTGCCCGAAGTCGTTTTCCCACGGGCGGCCGAACGGCTCGACCAAGGTCACCTGCATCCCCGGCACCAGACCCTCGGCGATCCCGGACTCCGGGATGGTGAAGGTGTCTACGTCCGGCTTGCCGTCGATGTTGATCAGAGCGACGTTGACGCTCATCAGCAGTTCGCCCGTGTTCGTGTCGTACGCCTTCTCGTCCGTCTTCTTGTTCTTGATCTTCGGCTCCGGGGCCTGCATCAACATCACAGACGTCCAACGCTCCGGGTTCAGAGGCATGATCCGCACGACGGTTACTCCTTGATCGAAGGGAGGGAGCGGCACAGTCACCCGAGGCGACAAACAGCCCCCTACTTTTTAGCCCTCCAGGAGAGGACTAATTCTTCCTCTCATCATGGGGACCAATGTGTCCGCTCGTCAAGGACTAAGGCGTCCCCTAATATGGGAAGCATGGAGTTGCATGAAGTGATCAAAAAACGGCGTGGCGAGTTGGGCATGTCTCAGGCCGATCTGGCCGCAGCCGCAGGCGTCGATCGCCGCCAGGTCAGGCGGTACGAAGCCGGCGAGCAACAGCCCGTACTGTCCGTTGCCGTAGCCATCGCGCACGCGTTGGGGATCACCGTCAACGAGTTGGCTGGCCAACCCGCACACCGAATCGACCTGTCGGGCACTTGGTGGATGACGTGGCAGACCTCAAGGGGCGGGGAAGAGGCCATCGCAGCGCAGCAGGTCAGCTTCGCGCAGCAAGAGGAGTTGATTCACCTCGACACCATGGCTCGCGGCCTCAGTGTCGAAGCAGGTGGCTACCACTGGCGTGGGGAGCTCCGCCTATGGGACCAAGAAGTCCTCATGGGTTGGTACGTAGCCAACGATGGTCCGGTGCGTTCGAAGGGGACTCTCTACTTCGTACTGCACCCCCACGGGATCAGCATGTCCGGCCGCTGGGTGGGTCTCGGTT includes:
- a CDS encoding DUF2637 domain-containing protein; amino-acid sequence: MSRSIRPDAVLIQAVIAGALSFAHLHDIADAAGQTGWKAWAYPISVDLLLVAAWRRLRTGDTPRLAWFWFVVALIASLGANVATAGFLDLAHVPAWLRFLVAGWPALAFLGGTLLAHHPDHAPEPVATLPAVPTESAPAEHVVEPVAEALDAPEPAPNAPALPAAEPVVKVPRALVDRAQKIADAHRASTGGPIDSTTLRTRLGVPAPMAEAITLQLA
- a CDS encoding alpha/beta hydrolase, which translates into the protein MRRTTAFGAAGTLITGSLIAGAIMAPVASADARRSGTSAEARQRTGAEARGVALAAQRAAKAGIDWQACPADWGLDKAIKCGWVTVPLDYAKPNGKKIKLAVDRIGSTGTKEERQGALLYNPGGPGASGLRFPNRVVTKAKLWEKTAKAYDFVGFEPRGVGHSAPISCVDPQEFVKAPKLDPVPDSEADKSAQRKLAAEYAAGCAERSGEMLPHMTTPNTARDLDVIRAALGEKKLNFLGVSYGTYLGAVYGTLFPSHVRRMVVDSVVNPSKEKIWYEANLDQDVAFEIRLKDWMKWVAKYDATFHLGDTAGKVAGNWDKLRAAAKKEPLGGVVGPAELIAYFQSAPYYDSAWVEIATNFSKYVAGDAKPLIEAASPDLSDTAGNIASENGNAVYTAVECADAKWPTSWKKWDRDNTRIHRDNPFMTWSNAWMNLPCATWKSKQHEPVEVKSGKGLPPVLIAQATRDAATPYEGAVELHKRFKGSRLITEKDAGSHGITNLVNPCLNDRVEAYLLTGKLDSKDVTCAPHATPKP
- a CDS encoding YbaK/EbsC family protein, producing the protein MSEHTQYTKLIGLLDERGAAYRVIEHEAEGATEAVSALRGNTLQEAAKCIVVMVKIGKKTKRYVLAVVPGDRRVDLNAVKQLLGGTYAGFATQEAAERLAGSVSGTILPFSFDPELELVVDPALLAHDEIFFNAARLDRSLALRTADYEAIAEPRKAAIAQEAA
- a CDS encoding helix-turn-helix transcriptional regulator codes for the protein MELHEVIKKRRGELGMSQADLAAAAGVDRRQVRRYEAGEQQPVLSVAVAIAHALGITVNELAGQPAHRIDLSGTWWMTWQTSRGGEEAIAAQQVSFAQQEELIHLDTMARGLSVEAGGYHWRGELRLWDQEVLMGWYVANDGPVRSKGTLYFVLHPHGISMSGRWVGLGFDGKVMTGWGTAARTKDEAVELNTRLREDRGTSL
- a CDS encoding SpdD protein, giving the protein MFKPKYPTPDTYPTINTAVPPAPDHNPAPAPQPAPLARTSAAVELVKSNPVLVLGGLVVGGLLLTSMFLAIAITAGSLALLAVVIRSLMNDRR
- a CDS encoding helix-turn-helix domain-containing protein; its protein translation is MTTTPAQLLTVPEVMVRLKFGHSKVYDLIRSKRLVSITEGRARRIPESSLQDYIRERLVEAA
- a CDS encoding replication initiator — translated: MTDTTLDPTALGDLLRVAAAPDFDRWRDQIRRTGGCANPIHLTGWTTTQDKTTGQLLHHTTSDDQPGGRLRVACGNRRASRCPPCSYLYAGDAYRLIRAGLCGDDAMHIPATVRERPRVFLTLTAPSFGPVHNQPDTGRCRCGNRHRDDDPALGTALNPSTYDYAGAVLFNNHAGDLWHRFINRLRREIALRAGLTQREFADVARLSYGKVAEFQNRGAIHFHAVIRLDGPEGSASQPPAWATLDLLTDAINAAHHHPYTAVRVPAVSNQPARDLSWGTVLDVRPITAFATDDINEGKVAAYVAKYATKAAESTGATDRAVYCATCRGSGGFPTIEHVDGTPVYCRTCEGSGMGQDPATLPVPDHIRRLMVACSELQRVYPKRMLARWAHMLGFRGHFLTKSRAYSSTFTERRQVRADYRADQQRQALGLPDPDTTLVLAHWSYAGHGHTPGESWLAAGIAEDIRTNRETAREALQDQHGLEGAAA
- a CDS encoding DNA cytosine methyltransferase, with product MSTSPRKRRVLDLCCGVGGAGMGYHRAGFEVVGVDLHPQPNYPFEFHQADALDFVREHGAGFDLIHGSWPCQHHSALTKGTNQGREYPDLIPAGRAAMLTTGRPLVIENVQGSTVRRDLTLCGEMFGLAVIRHRYFEIHGFPTLQYPHVPHRGRVAGMRHGQWYQGPYFAVYGEGGGKGTVPQWQQAMGIDWTDVRHEIAEAIPPAYTQHLAEQFLDHLAAEVTA
- a CDS encoding ASCH domain-containing protein, which gives rise to MTTPLPNIQSLTVWQPWASAIAYGTKKIENRTWPTAYRGLLLIHAGLTQDRHAWNAPLARPFLRRPQPKGAIVAVARLIDCHAPDGYCTLWSAPGQWHWKLTDVTRLSEPLPWPGDRGLWTPPDGLLSAPLLAEALGVAHD
- a CDS encoding tyrosine recombinase XerC gives rise to the protein MTKRRSRGDGGLHWDAKRQRWIATASLGHDSSGKRIVKRASGTTKTAAKNKLKEVLRDYEDGLAIAPTDYTVKDAVTNWLAYGLPGRDERSTLGTYRSLCKNHLIPDLGARKLRDLSADDVDRWLQRKAAILSTSSLTMVRACLNRSVKRAMARDKVKRNVVELSDVPNGQPGRPSKSLSLAQAEGILVAAEDSRLYAYIVVSLLTGGRTEELRPLRWEHVDLEGDPDAVPAIPPHIAVWRSVRRTGDTKTRKSRRTLALPGRTIDALKVQRKRQDMQRQAAGAKWQENGLVFASAVGTQLDATNVRHEFRRVLGQVKAQGVEIKPHEWTARETRTSFVSILSDNGVPIEEISRLVGHSSQVTTETVYRKQLRPVIQTGATVMDDIFRRPPET